A region from the Serinibacter arcticus genome encodes:
- a CDS encoding PTS transporter subunit EIIC: MTDTAVDTPARKRRRMPNLPGFAQLQRLGKSLMLPIAVLPAAGILLRLGQEDLLGKIDTPVIGPFFDAMSAAGDALFANLPLLFAVGVAIGFAKKADGSTALSAVVGYLVMEKVFAAMSPVVLAGKVDAAGDPLTINYSVFAGIIIGLVTAWLFDRYHTIQLPTYLGFFGGRRFVPIVVSLAALVIAFGMSYLYPLFNAGLTGLGSFIAGTGALGAFVYGFANRMLIPLGLHHILNSYVWFLHGSYEGPNGVVTGELTRFAAGDMTAGALTAGFYPVLMFGLPAAALAIIHVARPKQKKAAIGILGAAAITALLTGVTEPLEFAFMFLAFPLYVVHAVLTGLSLAIAYLLDVHLGFSFSAGLIDLLLYGTAPAAQNIPILVVMGVVTAVVYYLLFRWVIVRWNLRTPGREDEAEAAAEKAANEGDGAPSPTATTATLGRVDELVDEPGSSVPDSRAEQLIAAFGGRENLVNVDACITRLRMEVADKDRVDKAALKKLGAAGVIEVGNNVQAVFGVQAEALKNEITDAL; encoded by the coding sequence ATGACCGACACCGCCGTCGACACGCCGGCCCGGAAGAGGAGGCGCATGCCGAATCTTCCCGGCTTCGCCCAGCTCCAGCGCCTCGGCAAGAGCCTCATGCTCCCGATCGCGGTCCTGCCCGCGGCGGGCATCCTGCTGCGCCTCGGCCAGGAGGACCTGCTCGGCAAGATCGACACCCCGGTCATCGGCCCGTTCTTCGACGCGATGAGCGCCGCCGGGGACGCCCTGTTCGCGAACCTCCCCCTGCTGTTCGCGGTCGGCGTCGCCATCGGCTTCGCGAAGAAGGCCGACGGCTCGACGGCGCTGTCCGCCGTCGTCGGCTACCTCGTGATGGAGAAGGTCTTCGCCGCGATGTCCCCCGTGGTGCTGGCCGGGAAGGTGGACGCCGCGGGCGATCCGCTGACCATCAACTACAGCGTCTTCGCCGGGATCATCATCGGACTGGTCACGGCCTGGCTCTTCGACCGGTACCACACCATCCAGCTCCCGACCTATCTCGGGTTCTTCGGCGGCCGGCGCTTCGTCCCCATCGTCGTCTCGCTCGCCGCCCTCGTCATCGCGTTCGGCATGAGCTACCTGTACCCGCTGTTCAACGCCGGCCTCACCGGCCTCGGATCGTTCATCGCGGGCACCGGCGCGCTCGGTGCGTTCGTCTACGGGTTCGCCAACCGGATGCTCATCCCGCTCGGGCTGCACCACATCCTCAACTCCTACGTGTGGTTCCTGCACGGCTCCTACGAGGGCCCGAACGGAGTCGTCACCGGTGAGCTCACCCGCTTCGCGGCCGGCGACATGACGGCCGGCGCCCTCACGGCCGGCTTCTACCCGGTGCTCATGTTCGGTCTCCCGGCGGCGGCGCTCGCGATCATCCACGTGGCGCGGCCGAAGCAGAAGAAGGCCGCCATCGGCATCCTCGGCGCGGCGGCGATCACCGCCCTGCTCACCGGTGTCACCGAGCCGCTCGAGTTCGCGTTCATGTTCCTGGCGTTCCCGCTCTACGTGGTGCACGCGGTCCTCACGGGCCTGTCGCTCGCGATCGCCTACCTCCTCGACGTCCACCTGGGCTTCTCGTTCTCCGCCGGGTTGATCGACCTGCTGCTCTACGGCACGGCGCCGGCCGCCCAGAACATCCCGATCCTCGTCGTGATGGGCGTGGTCACCGCCGTCGTCTACTACCTCCTCTTCCGCTGGGTCATCGTGAGGTGGAACCTCCGTACCCCGGGCCGCGAGGACGAGGCGGAGGCCGCCGCCGAGAAGGCGGCGAACGAGGGCGACGGCGCCCCGAGCCCGACCGCGACGACCGCGACTCTCGGACGTGTCGACGAGCTGGTGGACGAGCCAGGTTCGTCGGTCCCGGACTCCCGCGCCGAGCAGCTGATCGCGGCGTTCGGCGGTCGCGAGAACCTGGTCAACGTGGACGCGTGCATCACCCGGCTGCGGATGGAGGTCGCCGACAAGGACCGGGTCGACAAGGCCGCCCTGAAGAAGCTCGGCGCGGCCGGCGTCATCGAGGTCGGCAACAACGTCCAGGCCGTCTTCGGGGTGCAGGCCGAGGCCCTGAAGAACGAGATCACGGACGCGCTCTAG
- the nagB gene encoding glucosamine-6-phosphate deaminase, whose amino-acid sequence MEVIVVERRQDAAALVADAYTALLTRTPTAVLGLATGSTPLPVYDELVRRHDAGDLSFARARAFLLDEYVGLPADHPERYRAVIERDFTGRVDLDPAAVVGPDGLAQDLDAAGRDYDEAIRAAGGIDLQILGIGSDGHLAFNMPMSSLASRTRLKTLTPRTREDNARFFDGDLDRVPTHCLTQGLGTIMESRHAVMLGFGRAKAQAIRECVEGAVSARWPASILQLHPHATVVVDVEAASQLGFTDYYRTTYAGKPAWQGI is encoded by the coding sequence ATGGAGGTCATCGTCGTCGAGCGGCGGCAGGACGCCGCCGCCCTGGTCGCGGACGCGTACACGGCCCTGCTCACCCGCACGCCCACCGCCGTCCTCGGGCTGGCGACCGGCTCGACCCCGCTGCCCGTCTACGACGAGCTGGTCCGACGTCACGACGCCGGGGACCTCTCCTTCGCGCGTGCCCGGGCCTTCCTGCTCGACGAGTACGTCGGGCTCCCCGCCGACCATCCCGAGCGCTACCGCGCCGTCATCGAGCGCGACTTCACGGGTCGGGTCGACCTCGACCCCGCCGCCGTCGTCGGCCCCGACGGGCTCGCGCAGGACCTCGACGCCGCGGGCCGCGACTACGACGAGGCGATCCGTGCGGCGGGCGGGATCGATCTGCAGATCCTCGGGATCGGCAGCGACGGTCACCTCGCGTTCAACATGCCGATGTCGAGCCTCGCGAGCCGGACCCGGCTGAAGACCCTCACGCCCCGCACCCGCGAGGACAACGCGCGGTTCTTCGACGGCGACCTCGACCGGGTGCCGACGCACTGCCTCACCCAGGGGCTCGGGACGATCATGGAGAGCCGGCACGCCGTGATGCTCGGCTTCGGTCGCGCCAAGGCCCAGGCGATCCGCGAGTGCGTCGAGGGCGCGGTGTCCGCGCGCTGGCCCGCCTCGATCCTCCAGCTGCACCCGCACGCCACCGTGGTGGTCGACGTCGAGGCCGCCTCGCAGCTCGGCTTCACCGACTACTACCGGACGACGTACGCGGGCAAGCCCGCGTGGCAGGGGATCTGA
- the nagA gene encoding N-acetylglucosamine-6-phosphate deacetylase, whose protein sequence is MLVRAERALVDGALVGPVLLEVDGGRIRAVVVDPERVATATPDVDLAGGTLTPGLLDLQVNGSFGADFADATPQEWAAALDGLASRGITGIEPTIITAPIADLHGAFDRTLAARRRHEQDTVTRILGAHLEGPFLSPERKGAHRADWMLDPSREHLDALLANPATREVLLTVTLAPELPGALAAIERLAGDGVVVSVGHSDATAAQVHAAADAGATMVTHLFNAQRPLNHREPGVVGAALADERLFVGTIADAQHVDASVVGIVAGAARGRMVAVTDAIVTAGLPNHTWLTFGGDEVANDATGLGRRRDGTIAGAGIVLDEGVRRLVAAGLDPAVVLTACTEVPARSIRRDDVGRLAVGTLADLVWWDAAWHPERVWIGGVERDTA, encoded by the coding sequence ATGCTGGTGCGAGCCGAGCGCGCGCTCGTGGACGGCGCCCTGGTGGGCCCCGTCCTGCTGGAGGTCGACGGCGGTCGGATCCGCGCCGTCGTCGTCGACCCCGAGCGGGTGGCCACCGCGACGCCCGACGTCGACCTCGCCGGCGGGACCCTCACGCCCGGGCTGCTCGACCTGCAGGTCAACGGCTCCTTCGGTGCCGACTTCGCCGACGCCACCCCGCAGGAGTGGGCCGCGGCGCTGGACGGGCTCGCCTCGCGGGGGATCACGGGGATCGAGCCGACGATCATCACGGCGCCGATCGCGGACCTGCACGGCGCCTTCGACCGCACGCTGGCCGCCCGGCGGCGCCACGAGCAGGACACCGTCACGCGCATCCTGGGCGCCCACCTCGAGGGTCCGTTCCTCTCGCCCGAGCGCAAGGGCGCCCACCGCGCCGACTGGATGCTCGACCCCTCGCGCGAGCACCTCGACGCGCTGCTCGCCAACCCCGCCACCCGCGAGGTCCTGCTGACGGTGACCCTCGCCCCCGAGCTCCCCGGCGCCCTCGCGGCGATCGAGCGGCTGGCGGGCGACGGCGTCGTCGTCTCGGTCGGCCACTCCGACGCCACGGCGGCCCAGGTCCACGCGGCCGCCGACGCCGGCGCCACGATGGTCACGCACCTGTTCAACGCGCAGCGGCCGCTGAACCACCGCGAGCCCGGCGTCGTCGGTGCCGCGCTCGCGGACGAGCGGCTGTTCGTCGGCACGATCGCCGACGCCCAGCACGTCGACGCGAGCGTCGTCGGGATCGTGGCCGGCGCCGCCCGCGGCCGGATGGTCGCCGTCACGGACGCGATCGTGACGGCGGGGCTGCCGAACCACACCTGGCTCACGTTCGGCGGCGACGAGGTCGCCAACGACGCCACCGGCCTCGGCCGCCGGCGCGACGGCACGATCGCCGGGGCCGGGATCGTGCTCGACGAGGGGGTGCGGCGCCTCGTCGCGGCGGGGCTCGATCCGGCCGTCGTGCTCACCGCGTGCACCGAGGTGCCGGCGCGATCGATCCGTCGCGACGACGTCGGCCGCCTCGCCGTCGGGACCCTCGCCGACCTGGTCTGGTGGGATGCGGCGTGGCACCCGGAGCGGGTCTGGATCGGCGGCGTCGAGCGCGACACCGCCTGA
- a CDS encoding siderophore-interacting protein, translating into MARYSRLVKPANPQLLHLTVLRTQRLSPHWMRITLGGGEIEKFEPMGYDQWFRLFLPLGGEEGLDRLPAKANRMVGYLRYLRIPDGVRPVMRNYTVRAHRAATPSSGAEIDVDLVLHGTPEDGTAGPASRWAQTCLPGESVVIIDEGLAFNPEHGVDHVLLVADETGLPAVAGILASLPPSATGLAIVEAPSAEDVLESDLPRHDGVELRWIVRAPGAKPGTEALDALTALPEDAVDPARVHAWIAGEQALPTDARRHLVNERGVAKERVSFTGYWRVGASSPTPKSQVATA; encoded by the coding sequence ATGGCCCGCTACTCGCGTCTCGTGAAGCCCGCGAACCCCCAGCTCCTCCACCTCACCGTGCTGCGCACCCAGCGGCTCTCCCCGCACTGGATGCGCATCACCCTCGGCGGCGGCGAGATCGAGAAGTTCGAGCCGATGGGCTACGACCAGTGGTTCCGACTCTTCCTCCCGCTCGGCGGCGAGGAGGGCCTCGACCGCCTCCCCGCCAAGGCCAACCGGATGGTCGGCTACCTGCGCTACCTGCGGATCCCGGACGGCGTCCGGCCGGTGATGCGGAACTACACGGTCCGCGCGCACCGGGCCGCCACACCCTCGAGCGGTGCCGAGATCGACGTCGACCTCGTCCTGCACGGCACTCCCGAGGACGGGACCGCCGGCCCGGCGTCACGCTGGGCGCAGACCTGCCTCCCGGGCGAGAGCGTGGTCATCATCGACGAGGGCCTCGCGTTCAACCCGGAGCACGGCGTCGACCATGTGCTGCTCGTCGCCGACGAGACGGGCCTCCCCGCCGTCGCCGGCATCCTGGCCAGCCTCCCGCCGTCGGCCACCGGCCTCGCGATCGTCGAGGCCCCGAGCGCCGAGGACGTGCTCGAGTCCGACCTCCCCCGGCACGACGGCGTCGAGCTGCGCTGGATCGTCCGCGCCCCCGGCGCGAAGCCCGGGACCGAGGCGCTCGACGCCCTCACCGCCCTCCCCGAGGACGCCGTCGACCCCGCGCGCGTGCACGCCTGGATCGCCGGCGAGCAGGCGCTCCCCACGGACGCCCGCCGCCACCTCGTCAACGAGAGGGGCGTCGCCAAGGAGCGCGTGAGCTTCACCGGCTACTGGCGCGTCGGGGCGTCGTCGCCGACGCCGAAGTCCCAGGTCGCGACAGCCTGA
- a CDS encoding GNAT family N-acetyltransferase produces the protein MTDSPAREGLITGTGRWTAHRDACVPDDVARILATLPEWFGIPSATAEYVEAAATSETWTVRGTDDRVVGVLLVERHFPHVAEIHLMAVDRDHRGTGVGRALVDALERAAHADGVALLEVKTLGASHPDPGYARTRVFYERSGFLPLETVDLWGPGTPCLIMVKPLRTAVEV, from the coding sequence ATGACCGATTCCCCGGCCCGCGAGGGCCTCATCACCGGGACCGGGCGCTGGACGGCCCACCGCGACGCCTGCGTTCCTGACGACGTCGCCCGCATCCTCGCCACCCTGCCCGAGTGGTTCGGGATCCCGAGCGCGACCGCCGAGTACGTCGAGGCCGCCGCGACGTCCGAGACCTGGACGGTCCGCGGCACCGACGACCGCGTCGTCGGTGTCCTGCTCGTCGAACGCCACTTCCCGCACGTGGCGGAGATCCACCTGATGGCCGTGGATCGGGACCACCGGGGCACCGGCGTCGGCCGTGCTCTCGTGGATGCGCTCGAGCGCGCGGCCCACGCCGACGGCGTGGCCCTGCTCGAGGTCAAGACGCTCGGCGCCTCCCACCCCGACCCGGGGTACGCGCGGACCCGCGTCTTCTACGAGCGCTCCGGCTTCCTCCCGCTGGAGACCGTCGATCTCTGGGGGCCCGGAACGCCGTGCCTGATCATGGTCAAGCCGCTCCGGACGGCGGTCGAGGTATGA
- a CDS encoding DinB family protein, giving the protein MIDEQGRPEPPLCAGEAETLLGFLDFHRATLAWKTSGLDAAGLAATTAASTLTLGGLLKHLTFVEDFWFGVRLAGREPADPWRTAPWDADPDWDLSSAVDDSPEQLRELWDDAVARSREITAATLADTGLDTVERGSYRDGSRVNLRWILVHLVEEYSRHNGHADLLREAVDGLRGE; this is encoded by the coding sequence GTGATCGACGAGCAGGGTCGGCCCGAGCCGCCGCTGTGCGCGGGCGAGGCCGAGACGTTGCTCGGTTTCCTCGATTTCCACCGGGCGACGCTCGCCTGGAAGACCTCGGGCCTCGACGCGGCCGGGCTGGCCGCGACCACCGCGGCCTCCACGCTCACTCTCGGCGGCCTCCTCAAGCACCTGACGTTCGTCGAGGACTTCTGGTTCGGCGTGCGCCTGGCCGGTCGCGAACCCGCGGACCCGTGGCGGACCGCCCCGTGGGACGCGGACCCGGACTGGGACCTGAGCTCCGCCGTCGACGACTCCCCCGAGCAGCTGCGCGAGCTCTGGGACGACGCCGTGGCCCGGTCCCGGGAGATCACGGCGGCGACGCTCGCCGACACCGGCCTCGACACCGTGGAGCGGGGCTCCTACCGCGACGGCTCGCGAGTCAACCTCCGGTGGATCCTCGTGCACCTGGTCGAGGAGTACAGCAGGCACAACGGTCACGCCGACCTGCTGCGCGAGGCGGTGGACGGCCTCCGCGGCGAGTGA
- a CDS encoding dihydrofolate reductase family protein translates to MATIVSTLFISLDGVAEIDPAWHFPYFDENMGAAVGADYENVDRLLLGRVTYDSFAGAWPDREAAGGDDAGFAKQIGDLSKLVATRGSADLGWRNVESTDDVVATVRALREDASVGKVLIAGSVSIVQQLLAEGLVDELSLLVHPVSAGKGTQLFPRTEEPLPLRLVRSAIFPTGVTHLVYAPADFPGPASYDDAVANVPVAEEG, encoded by the coding sequence ATGGCCACGATCGTCTCCACCCTGTTCATCTCGCTCGACGGCGTCGCCGAGATCGACCCGGCGTGGCACTTCCCCTACTTCGACGAGAACATGGGCGCCGCCGTCGGTGCCGACTACGAGAACGTGGACCGGCTCCTGCTCGGCCGCGTCACCTACGACAGCTTCGCGGGCGCCTGGCCCGACCGCGAGGCCGCGGGCGGTGACGACGCCGGCTTCGCCAAGCAGATCGGCGACCTGTCCAAGCTCGTCGCGACGCGCGGCTCGGCGGACCTCGGCTGGCGCAACGTCGAGTCCACGGACGACGTCGTCGCCACGGTCCGCGCCCTGCGCGAGGACGCGAGCGTCGGCAAGGTCCTGATCGCCGGTTCGGTCTCGATCGTCCAGCAGCTGCTCGCCGAGGGTCTGGTCGACGAGCTGAGCCTGCTCGTGCACCCCGTCTCCGCCGGGAAGGGCACCCAGCTCTTCCCGCGCACGGAGGAGCCGCTGCCGTTGCGCCTCGTGCGTTCGGCGATCTTCCCGACCGGCGTCACCCATCTCGTCTACGCCCCGGCCGACTTCCCCGGCCCGGCCTCCTACGACGACGCCGTCGCCAACGTGCCGGTCGCCGAGGAGGGCTGA
- a CDS encoding EF-Tu/IF-2/RF-3 family GTPase: protein MSLYPDGEPRIPNQTPIPHLPSVMNVTGASDASLPQGPQLSGGRARAQAMTRLLTRMALVTAVILGVAVVIGFVLMPDSEDGIWIVAAGAVLSSVLMTTALLRRQRTDRAEIAAERAAAGLPPTGAHAGPSAAGSAGPTSAVSDAVVHDAGYPVTDFAMTIEDVFSITGRGTVVTGQVSHGHLQVGQEVTVLRHGQAVTRSRVTGIEMFRRTTTTASPGDNVGLLLAAVRREDLVRGDVVTL from the coding sequence ATGAGCCTCTACCCGGACGGCGAGCCGCGGATCCCGAACCAGACGCCGATCCCGCACCTGCCCTCGGTGATGAACGTCACCGGGGCGTCGGACGCGTCGCTGCCGCAGGGGCCGCAGCTCTCCGGCGGCCGGGCGCGGGCGCAGGCGATGACGCGGCTGCTCACCAGGATGGCGCTCGTCACCGCCGTGATCCTGGGTGTGGCGGTCGTGATCGGTTTCGTCCTGATGCCCGACTCCGAGGACGGCATCTGGATCGTCGCCGCGGGCGCCGTGCTGTCCAGCGTGCTGATGACGACCGCGCTGCTGCGCCGGCAGCGGACCGACCGTGCCGAGATCGCGGCGGAGCGGGCGGCGGCGGGGCTCCCGCCGACGGGCGCTCACGCGGGGCCCTCCGCCGCCGGCAGCGCCGGGCCGACCTCCGCGGTGAGCGACGCCGTCGTGCACGACGCCGGCTACCCCGTCACCGACTTCGCCATGACCATCGAGGACGTCTTCTCGATCACCGGCCGCGGCACGGTCGTGACCGGACAGGTCAGCCACGGCCACCTCCAGGTGGGCCAGGAGGTGACCGTGCTGCGCCACGGTCAGGCGGTCACACGCTCCCGCGTCACCGGGATCGAGATGTTCCGGCGGACGACGACGACGGCGTCGCCCGGCGACAACGTCGGCCTCCTGCTCGCGGCGGTGCGTCGCGAGGACCTGGTGCGCGGCGACGTCGTCACCCTCTGA
- a CDS encoding SulP family inorganic anion transporter, whose product MLTDLRAVLRRPRLLRTEALAGLVVALALIPEAIAFSIIAGVDPRVGLFASFTMAVSIAFLGGRPAMISAATGAVALVIAPVVRDHGLNYLIATVVLAGVVQVVLAVLGVARLMRFIPRSVMVGFINALAAFVFMSQVPQLLGVPWLVYPLVAAGIAVVVLLPRLTTAVPAPLVAIVILTVVTVAFGIAVPTVGDEGALPDALPTLALPDVPFTLETLRIIAPYAVTMALVGLLESLLTAKIVDDITDTHSDKTREAWGQGAANVITGFFGGLGGCAVVGQTLMNVKTSGARTRVSTLLAGIFLLTLVVGLGDVVAEIPMAALVAVMVMVSIRAFDWRSIRPSTLRAMPWSETAVMLVTLLTTVVTHNLAFGVVGGVLVATVLFARRVAHLTSVTRVGTDDGDRPGVRYEVTGALFFASSNDLVYQFDYPGDPDDVVIDLSRAHVWDASTVATLDAIESKYRARGKRVTFTGLNADSAARVERLSGTLDAPGVDRDQPSS is encoded by the coding sequence ATGCTCACCGATCTGCGCGCCGTGCTGCGCCGGCCCCGCCTCCTGCGCACCGAGGCGCTGGCGGGTCTCGTCGTCGCCCTCGCCCTGATCCCCGAGGCGATCGCCTTCTCGATCATCGCCGGCGTCGACCCCCGGGTCGGGCTGTTCGCGTCCTTCACCATGGCCGTCTCGATCGCGTTCCTCGGCGGCCGGCCGGCGATGATCTCGGCAGCGACCGGCGCCGTCGCCCTCGTCATCGCGCCGGTCGTGCGCGACCACGGCCTCAACTACCTCATCGCCACCGTCGTCCTCGCGGGTGTCGTCCAGGTGGTCCTCGCCGTGCTCGGCGTCGCCCGCCTCATGCGCTTCATCCCGCGCTCGGTCATGGTCGGCTTCATCAACGCCCTCGCGGCGTTCGTGTTCATGTCGCAGGTGCCGCAGCTCCTCGGCGTGCCGTGGCTGGTCTACCCGCTGGTCGCCGCCGGGATCGCCGTCGTCGTCCTGCTGCCACGGCTGACGACGGCGGTACCGGCGCCGCTCGTGGCGATCGTGATCCTCACGGTCGTCACGGTCGCCTTCGGGATCGCCGTCCCGACCGTCGGGGACGAGGGCGCGCTGCCCGACGCGCTCCCGACGCTGGCGCTGCCGGACGTCCCGTTCACGCTGGAGACGCTGCGGATCATCGCGCCGTACGCCGTGACGATGGCCCTGGTCGGGCTGCTCGAGTCGCTGCTGACGGCCAAGATCGTCGACGACATCACCGACACCCACTCCGACAAGACGCGCGAGGCGTGGGGGCAGGGCGCGGCGAACGTCATCACCGGGTTCTTCGGCGGCCTGGGCGGGTGCGCCGTGGTCGGCCAGACGCTGATGAACGTCAAGACCTCCGGCGCCCGCACCCGGGTCTCCACGCTCCTGGCGGGGATCTTCCTGCTGACGCTGGTGGTGGGGCTCGGCGACGTCGTCGCGGAGATCCCGATGGCCGCGCTCGTCGCGGTGATGGTCATGGTCTCGATCCGCGCGTTCGACTGGCGCTCGATCCGCCCCTCGACGCTGCGGGCGATGCCGTGGTCGGAGACCGCCGTCATGCTCGTCACCCTCCTGACCACCGTCGTCACGCACAACCTGGCGTTCGGCGTCGTGGGTGGGGTGCTCGTGGCGACGGTCCTGTTCGCGCGACGGGTCGCGCACCTGACGTCGGTGACCCGGGTCGGGACGGACGACGGCGACCGGCCGGGTGTCCGGTACGAGGTCACCGGGGCGCTGTTCTTCGCCTCGTCCAACGACCTCGTCTACCAGTTCGACTACCCGGGCGACCCCGACGACGTCGTCATCGACCTCTCGCGGGCCCACGTCTGGGACGCCTCGACGGTCGCCACGCTCGACGCGATCGAGTCGAAGTACCGGGCCCGCGGCAAGCGGGTCACGTTCACCGGGCTCAACGCCGACAGCGCCGCCCGGGTCGAGCGGCTCTCTGGCACCCTCGACGCCCCCGGCGTCGACCGCGATCAGCCCTCGTCGTAG
- a CDS encoding DUF2510 domain-containing protein, translated as MAQAQGWYEDGSGSLRWWDGAAWTEHVKPVPQPQSQPQPQAQTQGYPQGQPQPFAQGQQQPYPQGQPQPFAHGVPYPQAAAAFPGTGAPPSSARRRATRGQVVGRVVAVVLGAAVLITGGVVLFRSLVMGPQIAVEGFNNAYMEVDCHGMQDVVATDFFAGVFVDCAGFDEVATSLLAELEGGAEGFGFAITSTERVDDEATVVARETYRWTDGTERVDVVTYSLQKVGDTWEIWDVVYDEG; from the coding sequence ATGGCGCAGGCACAGGGGTGGTACGAGGACGGGTCGGGGTCGCTGCGATGGTGGGACGGCGCGGCCTGGACGGAGCACGTGAAGCCCGTTCCGCAGCCGCAATCTCAGCCGCAGCCGCAAGCTCAGACCCAGGGCTACCCGCAGGGCCAGCCCCAGCCGTTCGCGCAGGGCCAGCAGCAGCCCTACCCGCAGGGCCAGCCCCAGCCGTTCGCGCACGGCGTGCCGTACCCCCAGGCCGCGGCCGCGTTCCCCGGCACGGGCGCACCGCCGTCGTCGGCGCGTCGACGCGCCACGCGGGGTCAGGTGGTCGGACGGGTCGTCGCCGTCGTGCTCGGAGCGGCGGTCCTGATCACCGGCGGGGTCGTCCTCTTCCGCTCGCTCGTCATGGGACCGCAGATCGCGGTCGAGGGCTTCAACAACGCCTACATGGAGGTCGACTGCCACGGCATGCAGGACGTGGTCGCCACCGACTTCTTCGCGGGTGTCTTCGTCGACTGCGCCGGCTTCGACGAGGTGGCGACCAGCCTCCTGGCCGAGCTCGAGGGCGGGGCGGAGGGGTTCGGGTTCGCCATCACCTCGACCGAGCGCGTGGACGACGAGGCCACGGTGGTCGCCCGCGAGACGTACCGGTGGACGGACGGCACCGAGCGGGTCGACGTCGTCACCTACAGCCTCCAGAAGGTCGGCGACACCTGGGAGATCTGGGACGTCGTCTACGACGAGGGCTGA
- a CDS encoding Fe-S cluster assembly protein HesB, whose amino-acid sequence MLTLTENAQTAVNEIAARADLPAGGGLRIAPSATQPGGLDLGLAAEPAPGDQVIETGAVPVFVEPQTSASLDALTLDTAPVTPDQPGPAFQLTPQAAAS is encoded by the coding sequence GTGCTGACCCTGACCGAGAACGCCCAGACCGCCGTCAACGAGATCGCTGCGCGGGCGGACCTGCCCGCGGGTGGTGGGCTCCGCATCGCCCCGTCCGCCACCCAGCCCGGCGGACTCGACCTCGGCCTCGCGGCCGAGCCCGCACCCGGCGACCAGGTGATCGAGACCGGCGCCGTCCCCGTCTTCGTCGAGCCCCAGACCTCGGCGTCCCTGGACGCCCTCACACTCGACACCGCGCCGGTCACGCCCGACCAGCCGGGCCCGGCCTTCCAGCTGACGCCGCAGGCCGCCGCGAGCTGA
- a CDS encoding 1-acyl-sn-glycerol-3-phosphate acyltransferase, giving the protein MTSRLRRAAARTFWRVSRWELRSQPQRDVPRILIGAPHTSNWDFVLMLAIAWEADIPLRWLGKKSLFVGPAGPVMRALGGIAVDRSDPSRIVAEVLHEQATTGAFSLVVTPEGTRGGAEYWKSGFYRIAREADLPVTLGYVDRTTMTAGLGPTLDLTGDVSADMDRVRAFYADKSGFAPSRRIEPRLRSETPTDPETP; this is encoded by the coding sequence ATGACCTCTCGACTGCGCCGCGCCGCCGCCCGTACGTTCTGGCGCGTCAGCCGGTGGGAGCTGCGGTCCCAGCCGCAGCGCGACGTCCCCCGCATCCTCATCGGTGCCCCGCACACGTCCAACTGGGACTTCGTGCTGATGCTCGCGATCGCGTGGGAGGCGGACATCCCGCTGCGCTGGCTCGGCAAGAAGTCGCTGTTCGTCGGGCCCGCCGGACCGGTGATGCGCGCCCTCGGCGGGATCGCCGTCGACCGCAGCGACCCGAGCCGGATCGTGGCCGAGGTGCTGCACGAGCAGGCGACCACGGGAGCGTTCTCCCTCGTCGTCACGCCGGAGGGGACGCGGGGCGGCGCCGAGTACTGGAAGTCCGGCTTCTACCGCATCGCCCGCGAGGCCGACCTCCCGGTCACCCTGGGCTACGTCGACCGCACGACGATGACGGCGGGCCTCGGCCCGACGCTCGACCTCACCGGCGACGTCAGCGCCGACATGGACCGGGTCCGGGCGTTCTACGCCGACAAGTCGGGCTTCGCGCCGTCGCGACGGATCGAGCCGCGCCTGCGCTCCGAGACCCCGACCGACCCCGAGACGCCCTGA
- a CDS encoding GNAT family N-acetyltransferase — translation MTERVRPLDGQDLEAVASIYAHYVTASTATFETVPMTTQDWAEKAEDIARRGWPFLVAVTDDDGPSERVIGFAYTTFWRARPAYDLTVEETIYLEPGETGRGVGTALLTAVLDATRAAGARQAIAVVSDRGAEGSLALHRKVGFAEAGHLKAIGEKLGVRLGTYLLQKSLED, via the coding sequence GTGACCGAACGCGTGCGTCCGCTGGACGGGCAGGACCTCGAGGCCGTGGCCTCGATCTACGCCCACTACGTGACCGCGTCCACCGCCACGTTCGAGACCGTGCCGATGACCACGCAGGACTGGGCGGAGAAGGCCGAGGACATCGCCCGCCGCGGATGGCCCTTCCTCGTGGCCGTGACCGACGACGACGGTCCGAGCGAGCGCGTCATCGGCTTCGCCTACACGACCTTCTGGCGCGCCCGTCCCGCCTACGACCTCACCGTCGAGGAGACGATCTACCTCGAGCCGGGGGAGACCGGACGCGGCGTGGGGACGGCGCTCCTGACGGCCGTCCTCGACGCCACCCGGGCCGCCGGTGCCCGCCAGGCGATCGCCGTCGTCTCGGATCGCGGCGCCGAGGGCTCGCTGGCGCTGCACCGCAAGGTCGGCTTCGCGGAGGCCGGGCACCTGAAGGCGATCGGCGAGAAGCTCGGCGTGCGGCTGGGCACCTACCTGCTGCAGAAGTCTCTCGAGGACTGA